From the genome of Spirosomataceae bacterium TFI 002, one region includes:
- a CDS encoding polymorphic outer membrane protein repeat-containing protein, whose translation MNSMKQLATQKVLHFVFVFFAICCIQNVHGQVYVNHAATGANNGTSWVNAFTDLQDAIEAANVNDEIWVAAGTYHPTVNHAGSSTPANNKEKVFLVSKNIKIYGGFAGTESSLSERNWEINKTILSGDFNNDDTPPLSTSPLTIGNTTENAYHVIVNVNLTADAVFDGLTVRGGDANGNSGFIYQFNPISQENGGGMQNVYSSPTLRNITFEQNSAENGGGIYNGIGSTPEMNNLTFRDNVAIYGAGIYDNDNNPTIKNSTFENNKVFQDGGGIYGFSLEIIHSIFLNNSAGRNGGGIYFTNANAKISNATFVENTASTNGGGLYSISSTPIVTNTVFWNNTKNGDNNIAGADILATNNNVTATNCLTQVYNTGTDNIINKDPLFVDAANGNLSLSKCSPAINAGTADTTGLNLGLVDFDGNPRVFGGTVDMGAYEFQDTPVVIEISAPTVVQQGCTAASGSITINATTSTGTLEYSIDNGSTFQVSNIFENLLEGNYYIKVKETISGCEKEYITNPIFVNVSVILPIPPPVVTQPNCTDSFGKIVINASATSGTLEYSIDDGTTFQANNTFNNLSIGNYSLMVKEVNTGCMETYSSDVVINPVPTYTNRVYVNASSTGNNNGSTWADAYTDLQDAIDNQCGVLEIWVAAGTYLPTKDANGNSTTIDNLRKNFHLGRDMKIYGGFNGTESLLSERDWQNNATILSGDFNNDDVVTESGSSINFTNYDENSYHVFITADLSPMAIIDGFTIKGGYASSPFTISFQSKSFRSDEGAGLLNVGSSPTIKNLTFIHNRGEGDGGAMANKSSSSAIISNVRFIANLGEDGGALYNFSSSPKIINSIFLRNRAVTGGAVYNRSSSISTIINSNFIDNAASGIGGAINTTFTSTAILNNNIFWGNTSNGNDNVVDADISTSSSSSSSVTNCLTQVNSSYSSGNGIINNENPLFVDELNGNFALTNCSPLINKGSSVTHTTDFLGNSHVGIVDIGAYENQEIEKSTIYVNVNASGNNNGTNWTDAFVDLQDAIDNHCGAFDIWVAAGTYLPTSDFSGNKTPAKTSYKTLHIGSDMKIYGGFIGNETELSQRDWKSNVTILSGDFNNNDAITGSGSSLNYGNYNDNAGLVLATANLTAAAVIDGFTIRGGNNKNFLSALYEGRGFVYERGSGMYNVYSSPTISNLRIIENYADLGVNYGGGMVNEYSSPTITNTIFANNYSVFIGAGLYNSLSSPTLINCVFSNNTSEQYGGGICNSNSTAKINNCIFVNNSTLFHFENGDPSGAGLYNFYSSSTITNTIFWNNIQDGSNSTIGADIGDGFSDPSIVTYSMTQANSTYSLGVGNINNEDPLFEDAANGNYKLRPCSPAINAGTADTTGLNLGLVDFDGNSRIFDSRIDMGAHELQIVKPVFELTLTDLIDSGPETKNAQTIIGKNIISSPTKIDYDAYYNILLEPGFQTSKNAVFEAKVIPGCL comes from the coding sequence ATGAACTCGATGAAACAATTAGCCACTCAGAAAGTCTTACATTTCGTTTTTGTATTTTTTGCAATCTGCTGCATCCAAAATGTCCATGGGCAAGTGTACGTAAACCATGCTGCTACGGGTGCTAATAATGGAACATCATGGGTTAATGCTTTTACTGATTTACAAGATGCAATAGAAGCTGCCAATGTAAATGATGAAATATGGGTAGCCGCCGGCACCTATCATCCTACTGTAAACCATGCAGGTAGTAGCACTCCTGCGAACAATAAAGAGAAAGTCTTTCTTGTATCAAAAAACATAAAAATATACGGAGGTTTTGCAGGAACTGAATCTTCATTAAGCGAAAGAAACTGGGAAATAAACAAGACTATTTTAAGCGGCGATTTTAATAATGATGACACACCTCCTCTAAGCACAAGCCCACTTACCATAGGCAATACTACCGAAAACGCCTACCATGTTATCGTGAATGTAAACCTCACAGCAGATGCTGTTTTTGATGGTCTTACGGTAAGGGGCGGCGATGCCAATGGGAATTCTGGATTCATATACCAGTTTAATCCCATCTCTCAAGAAAATGGTGGCGGTATGCAAAATGTTTATTCTTCACCTACGCTGAGGAATATTACTTTTGAGCAAAATAGTGCGGAAAATGGTGGTGGAATTTACAACGGAATTGGCTCTACCCCCGAAATGAACAATTTGACTTTCAGGGATAATGTTGCCATTTATGGTGCTGGAATTTACGATAACGATAATAATCCAACCATAAAAAATTCAACTTTTGAAAACAATAAGGTTTTTCAAGATGGTGGAGGAATTTACGGTTTCTCGTTAGAAATTATACATTCAATTTTTCTAAATAACAGTGCCGGCAGAAATGGTGGCGGAATTTATTTCACAAACGCTAATGCAAAAATATCCAATGCAACATTTGTAGAAAACACGGCTTCTACGAATGGTGGCGGGCTCTATAGTATAAGTTCTACGCCTATAGTTACGAATACTGTTTTTTGGAATAATACGAAAAATGGTGACAATAATATCGCTGGTGCGGACATCTTGGCTACGAATAATAATGTAACTGCTACCAATTGCTTAACACAAGTTTACAATACTGGGACAGACAATATCATTAACAAAGACCCATTATTTGTAGATGCCGCTAATGGAAATTTGAGCCTATCGAAATGCTCTCCTGCCATTAACGCAGGTACAGCAGACACCACAGGCTTAAATTTAGGCTTGGTAGATTTTGATGGAAACCCAAGGGTTTTTGGGGGAACAGTTGATATGGGTGCTTATGAATTTCAAGATACTCCTGTGGTGATTGAAATTTCTGCACCTACGGTCGTCCAACAAGGCTGTACAGCTGCATCAGGTTCAATTACAATCAATGCAACCACAAGTACTGGAACGCTAGAATATAGTATTGATAATGGTAGTACATTTCAAGTCAGTAATATATTCGAAAATTTATTGGAAGGCAATTATTACATTAAGGTCAAAGAAACTATCTCGGGATGTGAAAAGGAATATATCACCAACCCTATTTTTGTTAATGTTAGTGTAATACTGCCAATACCTCCTCCAGTGGTTACACAGCCAAATTGTACTGATTCTTTTGGAAAGATTGTAATAAACGCATCAGCCACATCAGGGACACTTGAGTATAGTATTGATGATGGCACTACGTTTCAAGCAAACAATACGTTTAATAATTTATCCATCGGCAACTATTCACTTATGGTAAAAGAAGTGAATACAGGATGTATGGAGACCTACAGCAGCGATGTTGTTATAAACCCGGTACCAACCTATACTAATCGTGTATATGTCAACGCTAGTTCAACGGGAAATAACAATGGTTCTACATGGGCAGATGCCTATACCGATCTGCAAGATGCTATTGACAATCAATGTGGAGTATTGGAAATTTGGGTAGCTGCAGGCACTTATTTACCCACGAAAGATGCCAACGGCAATAGCACAACTATAGATAATCTGAGAAAGAATTTTCATCTAGGAAGAGATATGAAAATTTATGGTGGTTTTAATGGTACCGAGTCATTGCTATCTGAGAGAGACTGGCAGAATAATGCGACCATACTCAGTGGTGACTTTAACAATGACGATGTGGTAACTGAAAGTGGAAGTTCCATAAACTTTACTAATTATGACGAAAATAGCTATCATGTATTCATCACTGCCGATTTAAGCCCAATGGCTATAATCGATGGTTTCACGATCAAGGGTGGCTACGCTTCTAGCCCATTTACTATTTCATTTCAGTCAAAATCTTTCCGATCGGACGAAGGGGCGGGTCTGTTAAATGTAGGGTCTTCACCGACTATTAAAAATTTAACGTTTATCCATAATCGTGGAGAAGGAGATGGGGGAGCAATGGCTAATAAATCTTCGTCATCAGCTATAATCTCCAATGTACGCTTTATTGCAAATCTCGGAGAAGATGGAGGGGCTTTATACAACTTCTCCTCCTCACCAAAAATAATAAATTCCATTTTTTTAAGAAATAGGGCTGTAACAGGAGGAGCTGTTTATAACAGATCATCATCCATTTCAACCATTATAAATTCAAACTTTATTGATAATGCCGCAAGTGGAATTGGTGGGGCAATTAATACAACTTTTACCTCCACAGCAATCTTAAATAACAATATCTTTTGGGGTAATACATCAAATGGAAACGACAATGTCGTGGACGCCGATATTTCAACTTCTAGCAGCAGTTCGTCAAGTGTTACCAATTGCCTTACTCAAGTGAATAGTTCATATAGTAGTGGCAATGGTATTATAAATAACGAAAACCCACTTTTTGTAGATGAGCTAAATGGAAATTTCGCACTTACTAATTGTTCACCACTCATCAACAAAGGAAGCTCTGTTACGCATACTACAGACTTTTTGGGTAATTCCCATGTAGGTATTGTGGATATAGGAGCTTATGAAAATCAAGAAATTGAGAAATCAACCATTTATGTGAATGTAAATGCGTCAGGTAATAATAATGGGACAAACTGGACCGACGCATTTGTTGATTTGCAAGATGCCATTGATAATCATTGTGGGGCATTTGATATTTGGGTTGCTGCCGGAACTTACTTACCCACTTCAGATTTTTCAGGAAATAAAACACCAGCCAAAACAAGTTATAAAACTCTTCATATTGGCTCAGATATGAAAATATATGGTGGTTTTATTGGTAACGAGACAGAACTAAGTCAAAGAGATTGGAAATCAAATGTCACTATTTTGAGTGGGGATTTCAATAATAACGATGCAATTACCGGCAGTGGTAGTTCGCTTAATTATGGTAATTATAATGACAATGCCGGACTTGTATTAGCTACTGCAAATTTAACAGCTGCCGCCGTAATTGATGGTTTCACAATTAGAGGTGGTAATAATAAAAACTTTTTATCAGCACTTTATGAAGGACGAGGATTTGTGTACGAAAGAGGCTCTGGAATGTACAACGTTTACTCTTCTCCTACCATTTCCAATTTAAGAATTATCGAAAACTATGCAGATCTGGGAGTTAATTATGGTGGAGGCATGGTCAATGAGTACAGTTCACCTACAATTACAAATACAATTTTTGCAAATAATTATTCGGTTTTTATAGGAGCAGGTTTGTATAATTCGCTTTCCTCTCCAACACTAATCAATTGCGTTTTTTCTAATAATACATCTGAACAATATGGAGGTGGAATCTGCAATTCTAACTCTACGGCAAAAATCAATAACTGTATTTTTGTAAACAACTCTACGCTTTTTCATTTTGAAAATGGTGATCCAAGTGGTGCTGGACTATATAACTTTTACTCATCCTCAACTATCACAAACACAATTTTTTGGAATAATATTCAAGATGGTAGCAATAGTACAATAGGGGCTGACATAGGTGACGGTTTCAGTGACCCAAGTATAGTCACTTACAGCATGACCCAAGCAAATAGTACCTACAGCTTAGGAGTAGGTAACATCAATAACGAAGATCCTCTTTTTGAGGATGCAGCCAATGGTAATTATAAACTGAGGCCTTGCTCACCTGCTATCAATGCAGGTACGGCAGATACCACTGGCCTAAATTTAGGCTTGGTAGATTTTGATGGAAATTCAAGGATTTTTGATAGTAGAATAGACATGGGTGCTCATGAATTACAAATTGTAAAACCAGTATTTGAGCTTACACTTACAGATTTGATTGATTCTGGACCAGAAACTAAAAATGCCCAGACTATAATAGGTAAAAACATCATTAGTTCGCCAACAAAAATAGATTATGACGCATATTATAACATTTTGTTAGAACCAGGTTTCCAGACAAGCAAAAATGCAGTTTTCGAAGCAAAGGTTATTCCAGGATGTCTTTAG
- a CDS encoding two-component system, LytT family, response regulator: MSLELLFQAMKEKINITEIMYLEADANYTILHLKSGEKIISGYHLAHHTKQFEKEISFIRPNRKYAVNIDFISECKQDVLRVNQLKIPISRRRKETVRTLIPKYQVA, from the coding sequence ATGTCTTTAGAATTATTATTTCAAGCCATGAAAGAAAAAATAAATATCACGGAAATTATGTACCTAGAAGCAGATGCAAACTATACCATCTTGCATTTGAAAAGTGGTGAAAAAATCATCTCCGGCTATCATTTAGCTCACCATACAAAGCAGTTTGAAAAAGAGATTTCGTTTATAAGACCCAATCGAAAATATGCTGTAAATATTGATTTCATTAGCGAATGTAAACAAGATGTTTTGCGTGTAAATCAGCTTAAAATCCCCATCAGTCGGAGACGAAAAGAAACGGTTAGAACACTGATTCCTAAATACCAAGTGGCTTAA